A window of the Isosphaera pallida ATCC 43644 genome harbors these coding sequences:
- a CDS encoding tetratricopeptide repeat protein, translating to MSSMSPDPSHPEGATSPPEFPPPPFEPTPPGSPDTERSTAFSTSPRHALEGERRVKVKKRIRVRRRHDDGDLQNQEGNATFREHSSSYGRPSRSLTHPEPFPPPGWSGMTVDEFLVDEPRPSTSLRQLWHRLRIPLALGLATTVVAWFAWSLIAAQRTKALVAALFAAAGENDWAQVQDLVDRRGDELPKTIEVLRVRIEAARRLNNDAEAARLLETIPREEPDAADRYFEAARLHCRAARFGKAAVQLERVLRLRPQDRDALIRLVPILAIQQRDADYVEKLWALHDLPGVENALTALRMLAEGVPMVQVGPLIADWPDARELIAALGPDPVPTDDPGLEPILERAAKADPDSYGMISARADRFRRAGQLPAALRLLEEGIARTPGDPSLHAVKLLVLAQAGDAIESDAELKQTPQIANKDVRYWIARSLIDEQMERLYQSFEAVRRGLELRPHDPVLKQRSQRLAGRLKEYTVEENDRAFLAAAEELVTLVRRPDAELLTRPALIRAAELCRAMNRNKEANAWSAMLLQIPDAEPTEDLESRLGLAPDSDK from the coding sequence TCAAAGTCAAAAAGCGGATTCGAGTGCGTCGTCGCCACGATGACGGCGATCTCCAAAACCAAGAGGGCAATGCCACGTTTCGGGAACATTCCTCCTCGTATGGTCGCCCATCCCGATCCTTAACGCATCCCGAGCCATTCCCGCCGCCTGGCTGGTCGGGAATGACGGTGGATGAATTCCTGGTTGACGAACCTCGGCCTTCCACCTCGTTGCGGCAACTTTGGCACCGGCTGCGGATCCCCCTGGCCCTCGGGTTGGCGACTACGGTCGTCGCTTGGTTTGCCTGGAGTCTCATCGCTGCTCAACGAACCAAAGCGTTGGTCGCCGCGCTCTTCGCGGCCGCTGGAGAAAACGACTGGGCACAGGTTCAAGATTTGGTGGATCGTCGAGGGGACGAATTACCGAAGACCATCGAAGTCCTCCGGGTTCGGATCGAAGCGGCCCGACGTTTGAACAACGACGCCGAAGCCGCCCGATTGCTGGAAACCATTCCCCGCGAAGAGCCGGACGCCGCCGACCGCTACTTCGAAGCCGCCCGCCTCCACTGCCGAGCCGCTCGGTTCGGCAAGGCAGCCGTTCAACTCGAACGGGTTCTTCGCTTGCGACCTCAAGACCGCGACGCGCTGATTCGTCTGGTGCCGATTCTGGCAATCCAACAGCGCGACGCCGATTATGTTGAGAAACTTTGGGCGTTGCATGACCTGCCTGGCGTCGAAAACGCCTTGACGGCGCTCCGCATGCTGGCCGAAGGCGTGCCGATGGTTCAAGTCGGTCCCCTCATCGCGGATTGGCCCGACGCGCGCGAACTGATTGCCGCATTGGGACCCGATCCCGTTCCCACCGACGACCCGGGACTGGAACCCATCCTCGAACGCGCTGCCAAGGCCGATCCCGACTCCTACGGCATGATCTCGGCCCGAGCCGATCGGTTTCGCCGGGCCGGTCAGTTGCCGGCCGCCTTGCGACTTCTCGAAGAGGGGATCGCTCGTACCCCCGGTGACCCCAGCCTTCACGCTGTCAAGCTCCTCGTCCTCGCCCAGGCCGGCGATGCGATCGAGTCCGACGCCGAACTCAAACAAACCCCCCAAATCGCCAACAAAGATGTTCGTTACTGGATTGCCCGCAGCCTCATCGACGAACAGATGGAGCGACTTTATCAGTCGTTCGAGGCGGTGCGCCGCGGTTTGGAGTTGCGGCCCCACGATCCAGTTCTCAAACAGCGTTCGCAACGATTGGCCGGACGGCTCAAGGAATACACCGTCGAGGAGAACGATCGCGCGTTTCTTGCGGCCGCGGAGGAACTCGTAACGCTGGTGCGTCGTCCTGACGCCGAGTTGCTCACCCGTCCAGCGCTGATCCGAGCCGCCGAGTTGTGCCGAGCGATGAACCGCAACAAGGAGGCCAACGCGTGGTCGGCGATGCTGCTCCAAATTCCTGACGCGGAACCCACCGAGGACCTGGAGTCGCGGTTAGGACTCGCACCCGACTCAGATAAGTGA
- a CDS encoding ATP-binding cassette domain-containing protein — translation MSHEGFERVVSLVKTEPGAIRRVILMGYLEGVCVVLALVVLALMFAEAEAEARGPWPAEGVTPPAGTITSPSDPTQTPTPTNPNAIPSRPRQLEGLEALAAFLNTYRDDPLAQFKSSLALRVARLVPGATSDLSSAIWGVLLGTLLALAAMVFRSIRTKRILKIAAEVASGLRSQLYRQSQRLSLAPGERRDLRIAGLLNRDVPTIRRGVARWLYAQGLSLTAVGASLLAIFIEPGLGLTLGGLGLATLALVDRFARRDEARRRFWTTETEYQSRLMREDFDQLGLLRSFNAGEFDRRRFELHLEDLARAEADSARSSLGMPEAVWPAVVLGTIGLAVTLIAVVGVKTVPATSALMVAVSMGIAVAAAQRGLRVRRDQPALEESAERILDYLARKSEYTFDMGAKFLHGLDREIRFERVTLTEGEEGTGRKLLDGLSMTIPARSRVAIVGMDAASRRGFTRLLPRLAVPIHGQIKIDDHDLTDLTLDSLRAQVGIVLGDELVFSDTIAVNIGLGQERHPLPRITEAAKMVHAHNTIRRMPQGYDTVIGPEGQSLPVDVEYRIALARLVLHDPSILVVAEPDAPFDEEAQLLIDDALERLAEGRTLIWIGRRSSFLSRCDRVMAFRHGRVEEYPSYEAWSQSSRGLATV, via the coding sequence ATGTCCCACGAGGGGTTCGAGCGAGTCGTCAGCCTAGTCAAGACGGAGCCGGGAGCCATCCGTCGGGTCATCTTGATGGGGTATTTGGAAGGGGTCTGCGTGGTGCTGGCCCTGGTGGTTTTGGCGTTAATGTTCGCCGAGGCTGAGGCGGAGGCTCGCGGCCCTTGGCCTGCCGAGGGTGTCACGCCCCCCGCCGGGACGATCACCTCTCCATCCGATCCAACACAAACGCCCACACCCACCAACCCCAACGCCATCCCCAGCCGTCCTCGCCAGCTTGAAGGGCTGGAGGCCCTCGCCGCCTTTCTCAACACTTACCGCGACGATCCCCTGGCCCAGTTCAAATCCTCCCTGGCGCTTCGAGTCGCGCGATTGGTTCCCGGAGCGACCTCCGACTTGAGTTCGGCCATTTGGGGGGTGCTGTTGGGGACGCTGCTGGCCCTCGCGGCGATGGTTTTCCGGTCGATCCGCACCAAACGCATCCTCAAAATCGCCGCCGAGGTCGCCTCGGGGCTGCGAAGTCAATTGTATCGTCAGTCCCAACGACTCAGCCTCGCCCCGGGTGAGCGTCGGGATTTGCGAATCGCCGGCTTGCTCAACCGCGACGTGCCGACGATCCGCCGGGGCGTGGCCCGTTGGTTGTACGCTCAAGGTTTGAGCCTCACTGCCGTGGGCGCGTCGTTGCTGGCCATCTTCATCGAACCGGGACTGGGGCTGACCCTGGGAGGACTCGGTTTGGCCACCCTGGCCCTGGTGGATCGCTTTGCTCGACGCGACGAGGCGCGTCGCCGGTTCTGGACTACTGAGACCGAATACCAAAGCCGTTTGATGCGTGAGGATTTCGACCAATTAGGCTTGCTGCGGTCCTTCAACGCCGGGGAATTCGATCGCCGCCGCTTCGAGTTGCATCTGGAGGACCTGGCGAGGGCCGAAGCTGACTCGGCTCGTTCCTCATTGGGGATGCCCGAAGCGGTGTGGCCGGCGGTCGTGTTGGGCACCATTGGGCTGGCGGTGACCTTGATCGCGGTGGTGGGGGTCAAAACCGTACCGGCCACCTCAGCGCTCATGGTCGCCGTCTCGATGGGAATCGCCGTCGCCGCGGCACAGCGAGGCTTGCGGGTACGTCGCGACCAACCGGCTTTGGAGGAGTCGGCGGAACGGATTCTCGACTATCTCGCCCGCAAATCTGAATATACATTCGATATGGGTGCGAAGTTCCTGCATGGCCTGGATCGGGAGATTCGATTCGAGCGGGTCACGCTCACCGAGGGGGAGGAAGGGACCGGTCGCAAGCTGTTGGACGGTTTGTCGATGACGATCCCCGCCCGCTCGCGGGTGGCGATTGTGGGGATGGACGCCGCCTCACGTCGCGGTTTCACCCGATTGCTGCCCCGTTTGGCAGTGCCGATTCACGGTCAGATTAAGATCGACGACCACGATCTCACCGACCTCACGTTGGATTCGCTTCGCGCTCAAGTGGGTATCGTTTTAGGCGACGAACTGGTCTTCAGCGATACCATCGCGGTCAACATCGGGTTGGGTCAGGAACGTCATCCCTTGCCCCGGATCACTGAGGCGGCCAAAATGGTTCATGCCCATAACACGATCCGTCGAATGCCCCAGGGATACGACACGGTGATTGGACCCGAAGGGCAAAGTCTGCCGGTCGATGTCGAATATCGGATCGCCCTGGCGCGGCTGGTTTTGCACGATCCGTCGATTCTGGTCGTGGCCGAACCCGACGCTCCCTTCGATGAAGAGGCCCAACTGCTCATCGACGACGCATTGGAACGATTGGCTGAAGGACGCACCTTGATTTGGATTGGTCGTCGCAGCTCGTTCCTTAGCCGTTGTGATCGTGTGATGGCGTTTCGACATGGCCGGGTGGAGGAATACCCCTCCTACGAGGCGTGGTCCCAATCCTCTCGTGGTTTGGCGACGGTTTGA
- a CDS encoding transporter: MKSLTIAFSTAKEAVRQPSFLILMVIALLWLSISIFLPYFTFGEEIKMYKDTGLTTISFVCLLLALLTSSSTVADEIEGKTAVTVLSKPIDRREFIVGKFLGILMGVGALYVILGLAFAAGVWFKIGYDMFESQAGRMVETSERLAQVRQVLPGLVLGFLEVTTLAAISLAISTRLPMLVNLVICFSIFFLGHLAPVLVQVTSGAGANELIKFMAQLFAWILPSLEFFNASPAISTGAVIPWAGYVLPALVYCVMYSGAALLLAFLLFDDRDLA; this comes from the coding sequence ATGAAGTCGCTGACGATCGCCTTTTCAACGGCCAAAGAGGCCGTTCGCCAGCCCTCCTTCCTGATTTTGATGGTGATCGCCCTGCTCTGGCTGAGCATCTCGATCTTCCTGCCTTACTTCACGTTCGGCGAGGAAATCAAGATGTACAAAGACACGGGTTTGACGACCATTTCGTTCGTTTGTCTGCTGTTAGCGCTTCTGACTTCGAGTTCGACGGTGGCCGACGAGATCGAGGGCAAGACGGCAGTGACGGTGCTGTCCAAGCCGATCGACCGCCGGGAGTTCATCGTGGGCAAGTTTCTGGGGATTTTGATGGGTGTGGGTGCGTTGTATGTGATTCTGGGTTTGGCGTTCGCGGCGGGGGTCTGGTTCAAGATCGGCTACGACATGTTCGAGAGTCAGGCAGGTCGGATGGTTGAGACGAGTGAGCGTTTGGCTCAGGTGCGCCAGGTGCTGCCGGGGTTGGTGCTGGGGTTTCTGGAAGTGACCACCCTGGCGGCGATTTCGTTGGCGATCTCGACCCGGCTGCCAATGCTCGTCAATTTGGTGATTTGCTTTTCGATCTTCTTCTTGGGCCACTTGGCTCCGGTTTTGGTGCAGGTGACCTCGGGGGCGGGGGCCAACGAGTTGATCAAGTTCATGGCGCAGCTGTTTGCCTGGATTTTACCGTCGTTGGAGTTTTTCAATGCGTCGCCGGCGATTTCCACCGGGGCGGTGATTCCTTGGGCTGGTTATGTGCTGCCGGCGTTGGTCTATTGCGTCATGTATAGTGGAGCGGCGTTGTTGTTGGCCTTCTTGTTGTTCGATGACCGCGATTTGGCGTGA
- a CDS encoding heavy metal translocating P-type ATPase, which yields MLPKFHKSSTFWTYEAIIAVLALTGIAVHLAVRFGIGGRWLDPLPLPRGWEWVGVMNHTTAPLWCDGPVLAVLVIGGVPLVIDLIRKAARGEFGSDLLAGISIVVSLLLGEWLAGALVVLMLSGGEALEAYAVRSASSVLEALAKRMPTQAHKKVAATPPEATGEEAPETIIVSTMLDVPADSIEAGDVVVVFPHEICPVDGEVIEGRGGMDEAYLTGEPYLVPKTPGSLVLSGAVNGATALTIRATRRPGDSRYAQIMRVMREGEQRRPRIRRLGDRLGAWYTPLALAIAATAWAASGDPIRFLAVLVVATPCPLLIAIPTAIIGSISLAARRGIIIKDPAVLERADRCQVAIFDKTGTLTYGKPVLTDMVPIPAQPSSATKSQSHRDWDESWILARVASLERYSRHPLAGAIVEAADQRGLKPLVVEEIHEPPGHGLTGVVDGVVVSVTHRRAVARDHPNWLALLPPQGPGMECLVLIDGEPVCLFRFRDEPRADGAPFVGHLGPSHGLRRVVLLSGDREAEVRHVAERVGIVEVFAGQTPESKLEFVRTETAKAPTLFLGDGVNDAPAMNAATVGLAMGQNSDVTTEAAGAVILESSLRKVDEFLHIARRMRIIALQSALGGMALSMIGMGFAAFGALSPVAGAVLQEIIDVAAVLNALRAAWKPRSLSDY from the coding sequence ATGTTGCCCAAATTTCATAAATCATCCACTTTCTGGACGTACGAGGCAATCATCGCCGTTTTGGCTTTGACAGGGATCGCGGTTCATTTAGCGGTACGTTTCGGCATCGGGGGGAGGTGGCTTGATCCTCTACCGTTGCCGAGGGGCTGGGAATGGGTCGGCGTGATGAATCACACCACGGCACCGCTTTGGTGTGACGGACCCGTTTTGGCCGTCCTGGTTATAGGAGGTGTGCCGCTGGTGATTGATTTGATCCGCAAGGCGGCGCGGGGCGAGTTTGGTTCCGACCTGCTGGCGGGGATCTCGATTGTGGTGAGCCTGCTGCTGGGCGAATGGCTTGCGGGCGCTTTGGTTGTGCTAATGCTCTCGGGAGGCGAGGCGTTGGAAGCCTACGCGGTCCGCAGCGCCTCCTCGGTGCTGGAGGCATTGGCCAAGCGGATGCCGACACAAGCGCACAAGAAAGTTGCGGCCACGCCGCCGGAGGCGACTGGGGAGGAGGCTCCAGAAACCATCATCGTATCGACTATGCTGGATGTTCCGGCCGATTCGATCGAAGCCGGCGACGTGGTGGTGGTGTTTCCCCACGAAATATGCCCGGTGGATGGCGAGGTGATCGAAGGTCGGGGTGGCATGGATGAAGCCTACTTGACCGGCGAACCTTATTTGGTGCCCAAGACCCCTGGTTCGCTGGTCCTTTCCGGCGCGGTGAACGGAGCCACGGCGTTGACGATCCGGGCGACCCGTCGTCCGGGCGATTCGCGTTACGCGCAAATCATGCGGGTGATGCGGGAGGGAGAGCAGCGTCGTCCCCGAATTCGACGGTTGGGCGATCGTCTGGGGGCGTGGTACACGCCGTTGGCCTTGGCGATTGCCGCGACGGCCTGGGCGGCCTCAGGCGACCCGATCCGGTTTTTGGCGGTACTGGTGGTGGCGACCCCCTGCCCGCTGCTGATCGCCATTCCGACCGCAATCATTGGCTCGATCTCACTGGCGGCCCGCCGCGGCATCATCATCAAAGACCCCGCCGTTTTGGAACGGGCCGACCGTTGCCAAGTGGCGATCTTCGACAAGACCGGTACCCTCACCTACGGCAAGCCGGTTCTCACGGACATGGTCCCGATCCCCGCCCAACCCAGTTCGGCAACCAAGTCGCAATCCCACCGGGACTGGGACGAGTCGTGGATTCTCGCGCGGGTCGCCTCCCTCGAGCGCTATTCGCGGCATCCTTTGGCCGGGGCGATCGTCGAGGCCGCCGACCAACGCGGTCTCAAGCCCCTGGTCGTCGAGGAAATCCATGAACCGCCGGGACACGGTCTGACTGGGGTGGTCGATGGCGTCGTGGTGAGCGTCACCCACCGTCGCGCCGTTGCCAGGGACCACCCCAACTGGTTAGCGTTGCTGCCTCCCCAGGGCCCCGGCATGGAATGCCTGGTGCTCATCGATGGCGAGCCGGTGTGCTTGTTTCGGTTCCGCGACGAACCCCGCGCCGACGGCGCGCCGTTTGTGGGCCACCTTGGTCCCAGTCACGGGTTGAGACGGGTCGTTCTATTGTCGGGAGACCGCGAGGCGGAGGTGCGTCACGTCGCCGAACGGGTGGGCATTGTGGAGGTCTTCGCCGGTCAGACGCCCGAATCCAAACTGGAGTTCGTGCGGACTGAAACTGCCAAGGCCCCCACGCTCTTTCTGGGAGACGGGGTCAACGACGCTCCAGCAATGAACGCCGCGACCGTGGGCCTGGCGATGGGTCAAAACTCCGATGTCACCACTGAGGCCGCCGGCGCGGTCATCCTGGAAAGCTCTTTACGTAAGGTCGATGAATTCCTTCACATCGCGCGACGCATGAGGATCATCGCCCTACAAAGCGCCCTGGGCGGCATGGCGTTGAGCATGATCGGGATGGGCTTCGCCGCCTTCGGGGCACTCAGTCCAGTCGCCGGCGCGGTGTTGCAGGAGATCATCGACGTGGCGGCCGTTTTAAACGCCCTCCGCGCCGCCTGGAAGCCGCGCTCCCTCTCGGACTACTAA
- a CDS encoding carbon-nitrogen hydrolase family protein, whose amino-acid sequence MSLTTAEVTIAAVQMEPSLGRVEANVSEMLRLFEEAVDQGAKLVAFPECAVTGYGFESRAEGWEVSEPRDGPSVSRFVEVCRRRDAFAVVGTLERDETGPTPRLYNAAVLVGPQGVVDSYRKVHLPFLGIDRFVDPGDRPFAVVEAAGIKIGMLICYDVSFPEAARVLTLKGAELLVVPTNWPTHSECAAEHVIPTRAHENVIYVMAVNRVGDERGFHFVGRSSIVDPTGRRLAMAPPDSPAILTATINPAHARVKRLVRVPDRHIIDRIADRRPEFYTALCHSPVAVGDGPSSQPRP is encoded by the coding sequence ATGTCTCTAACCACGGCCGAGGTGACGATCGCAGCGGTTCAGATGGAGCCGTCGTTGGGTCGCGTGGAAGCCAACGTCAGCGAGATGCTCAGGCTGTTCGAGGAGGCGGTCGATCAAGGCGCAAAGCTCGTGGCCTTTCCCGAGTGCGCGGTGACCGGCTATGGCTTCGAATCCCGAGCCGAAGGTTGGGAGGTATCCGAACCACGGGATGGTCCCAGTGTGTCCCGCTTCGTGGAGGTCTGCCGCCGCCGCGATGCGTTCGCCGTGGTCGGTACCTTGGAGCGTGACGAGACCGGTCCAACCCCGCGGCTGTACAATGCTGCCGTCCTAGTGGGTCCGCAGGGTGTGGTGGATTCCTACCGGAAGGTCCATCTGCCTTTTTTGGGCATCGACCGCTTCGTTGATCCTGGCGACCGACCCTTCGCAGTCGTCGAAGCCGCGGGGATCAAAATCGGAATGCTTATCTGCTATGACGTTTCATTCCCCGAGGCCGCGCGGGTCTTGACCTTGAAGGGAGCCGAATTGCTGGTGGTGCCGACGAACTGGCCGACCCACTCCGAATGCGCGGCCGAGCATGTCATTCCCACCCGCGCGCATGAAAATGTGATTTATGTCATGGCGGTCAACCGGGTCGGCGATGAACGGGGCTTTCATTTTGTGGGTCGCAGTTCGATCGTCGATCCAACGGGTCGTCGGCTGGCGATGGCCCCACCCGACTCCCCGGCGATTTTGACGGCGACGATCAACCCAGCGCACGCCCGAGTCAAGCGGCTGGTTCGGGTGCCGGATCGTCACATCATCGACCGTATCGCGGATCGTCGTCCCGAGTTCTACACCGCGTTGTGCCACTCTCCCGTCGCCGTAGGCGATGGCCCATCCAGCCAACCGCGTCCTTGA
- a CDS encoding ATP-binding protein, with amino-acid sequence MRQDETNIYRSLLEERPPKLITYVNTPWEEVPDLADYNAKAFQILQRRLRAMTRRLQAQAPSAGVASEGVLILGEAGTGKTHLLMRVARAMSATNPVMFIHKPNNEEAVAQHVWAQLIESLTRHVPGLAPGQSQLDHLLAHVFTAVLTPILEKDIGDNLNAKLKQRWLKLLKQTPSNLFGMLEGGSGRQKHLDYLRNKTLAYLRIHHPDVDQTVARALINYCFLATERDRRATLTWLIGQEIDETTVKRLGLGSLWPEPLDEKDSDIYLRQERERLAIRAIQTVGDLARHYGKPLILAFDQLEGLRGETRLTQRWGDVMQQLFTVVPNMLVLTAVFPGLWESWFRCELHQAVQDRIAQDRLELDPFDAERAEALLAVHLRDTVEELNLPDPIYPFTREDVAELCGKAHSPRTFLQAARNRLDDWLDDARAVVSTSATAVPIPCETPASETSPTASSPDPILKAVMESYRRAVVHAQVERRQGLPNEEDLFGRLSQLLRKLAACGVTPPPDCSGRVTNRGRVMPSNLLVRPAEGPAVALAVCHAQGNSLKSRLENLLAMVGPENDRVAAAAVLVRDGRCPVPTGQSEALLHGLDPGRAVALMLDERQGVAIQALSDLLTAVEQGEVAAGPDARVIDESEFLDAVLRLGLPRTIRAFEELVRFAPVLAGLLGQPLDTSLEPESFTQTPSQTNSAALAAAWGNDRVGTSGPASNSTAVKADALPNDVPCLWDEPAPETLPAELAELTRLLTPEGQSPWNVATAHDAAPPLQGLPSRAVLIPVSGEVEPPDDEHDDQPHLKRTNPAQVRAVTTLLRRWIDTKTVEPEQVLILAPYDAQARALREGLGTLAQRVAIATLENSRQRRADVVVAVSTDDQVPPSPALLGRTWMRSAVARARRQWVWIANPQYLINFRFFPVAELMRNRATLSRCRTVPLATLEATTPAASHGDARSA; translated from the coding sequence ATGCGCCAAGACGAGACCAACATCTACCGATCACTGCTAGAGGAACGTCCCCCCAAGTTGATCACCTACGTTAATACTCCCTGGGAGGAGGTTCCTGACCTGGCCGACTACAACGCGAAGGCCTTTCAAATTCTCCAACGCCGACTCCGGGCAATGACCCGTCGCCTTCAAGCTCAAGCCCCAAGCGCGGGGGTTGCCTCCGAGGGGGTATTGATCCTGGGCGAGGCCGGCACCGGTAAGACCCACTTACTCATGCGGGTGGCCCGCGCGATGTCGGCTACTAATCCGGTGATGTTCATTCACAAGCCCAACAACGAGGAGGCCGTCGCGCAGCACGTCTGGGCGCAGCTGATCGAAAGCCTAACCCGACACGTTCCCGGTCTCGCCCCCGGCCAAAGCCAGTTGGACCACTTGCTGGCCCATGTCTTCACCGCCGTGTTGACCCCGATCCTCGAGAAGGACATCGGCGACAATCTCAACGCCAAGCTCAAGCAGCGCTGGCTCAAGCTGCTCAAGCAAACCCCTTCCAACCTCTTCGGAATGCTGGAAGGAGGCTCGGGTCGCCAGAAACATCTCGATTACCTGCGCAACAAAACGCTCGCTTATTTGCGGATTCATCATCCCGACGTTGATCAAACGGTGGCGCGCGCGCTGATCAATTATTGCTTCCTGGCCACCGAGCGCGACCGTCGCGCCACCCTCACCTGGTTGATCGGTCAGGAAATCGACGAGACCACTGTGAAGCGTCTGGGTCTTGGCTCATTGTGGCCCGAACCTCTGGACGAGAAGGATTCGGACATCTATTTGCGGCAGGAGCGCGAGCGGCTGGCGATCCGAGCGATTCAGACCGTTGGCGACCTGGCCCGCCACTATGGCAAACCGCTGATCCTCGCATTCGACCAGCTAGAAGGGTTACGGGGAGAGACGCGGTTGACTCAACGCTGGGGCGATGTGATGCAGCAGCTGTTCACTGTTGTGCCCAACATGCTGGTCTTGACCGCTGTGTTCCCGGGCCTCTGGGAGAGTTGGTTCCGTTGCGAGCTTCATCAAGCGGTGCAGGATCGGATCGCTCAGGATCGTCTGGAACTCGACCCATTCGACGCCGAGCGCGCCGAGGCGCTTCTGGCGGTCCATCTGCGGGACACGGTGGAGGAGTTGAACCTGCCGGACCCGATTTATCCTTTCACCCGTGAGGACGTGGCGGAGCTTTGCGGCAAAGCGCACTCCCCCCGCACCTTCCTGCAGGCCGCGCGCAACCGTTTAGACGATTGGCTCGACGATGCCCGGGCGGTCGTCTCGACTTCCGCCACGGCGGTTCCCATTCCGTGTGAGACGCCTGCTTCGGAGACGTCGCCAACCGCGTCGTCGCCCGATCCGATCCTCAAGGCGGTTATGGAATCCTATCGGCGCGCAGTGGTTCACGCCCAGGTCGAACGCCGCCAGGGATTGCCCAACGAGGAGGATCTGTTTGGACGTCTGAGCCAGTTGCTCAGGAAGTTGGCCGCGTGCGGCGTCACACCCCCGCCGGACTGCTCGGGACGGGTGACCAATCGCGGACGGGTCATGCCGTCGAATCTGTTGGTGCGTCCCGCCGAGGGGCCCGCCGTGGCTTTGGCGGTCTGCCACGCTCAGGGCAACTCGCTCAAATCACGGTTGGAGAATCTGCTGGCGATGGTCGGTCCCGAGAACGATCGGGTCGCGGCCGCGGCGGTTCTTGTCCGCGATGGACGTTGTCCTGTCCCGACCGGCCAGTCCGAGGCGTTGCTCCACGGATTAGATCCCGGCCGTGCTGTGGCCTTGATGCTAGATGAACGCCAAGGAGTGGCGATCCAGGCTCTCTCCGACCTGCTAACCGCCGTGGAGCAGGGGGAGGTCGCTGCTGGTCCCGACGCTCGGGTGATCGACGAATCAGAGTTCCTAGATGCGGTCTTGCGACTGGGACTTCCCCGCACGATCCGAGCTTTCGAGGAATTGGTCCGGTTCGCGCCTGTTCTGGCCGGCCTGCTGGGTCAACCACTCGATACCTCACTGGAGCCGGAATCCTTCACCCAGACTCCGAGTCAAACCAACTCAGCCGCGCTCGCGGCGGCTTGGGGCAACGACCGCGTTGGGACAAGTGGTCCGGCTTCGAACTCAACCGCCGTGAAGGCCGACGCCCTCCCCAACGACGTCCCCTGCCTCTGGGACGAACCCGCTCCCGAGACCTTGCCCGCCGAATTGGCGGAATTGACCCGCTTGTTGACTCCCGAGGGGCAATCGCCCTGGAACGTGGCCACTGCTCACGACGCGGCCCCACCCTTGCAGGGCTTGCCATCGCGCGCGGTTCTCATCCCAGTGTCCGGCGAGGTCGAACCGCCCGACGACGAACACGACGACCAGCCCCACCTCAAGCGCACCAATCCCGCTCAAGTCAGGGCGGTCACCACCCTGTTACGACGTTGGATCGACACCAAAACAGTTGAACCAGAACAGGTTTTAATCCTCGCGCCTTACGATGCGCAAGCGCGGGCGTTGCGCGAGGGACTGGGAACCTTGGCCCAACGAGTCGCAATTGCAACCCTCGAAAACTCCCGCCAGCGTCGCGCTGATGTGGTCGTCGCCGTCAGCACCGACGATCAGGTTCCTCCCTCGCCCGCGCTTCTGGGCCGAACCTGGATGCGTTCGGCGGTCGCTCGGGCGCGGCGGCAGTGGGTTTGGATCGCCAATCCCCAATATCTGATCAATTTCCGTTTCTTCCCCGTGGCGGAACTGATGCGCAACCGCGCCACCCTGTCACGCTGCCGCACTGTGCCGCTAGCGACCCTGGAAGCCACCACCCCGGCCGCCTCTCACGGCGATGCTCGAAGCGCCTAA